From Victivallis lenta:
TCTTCACGAACATCCTGCTGGCGGACGAAATCAACCGCGCCTCGCCGCGCACCCAGTCGGCGCTGCTCGAGTGCATGTGCGAGCATCAGGTTTCGCCGGACGGGCAGAGCCGGATTCTCGAAGCGCCGTTCATGGTCATCGCAACCCAGAACCCGATCGAATATCAGGGGACCTACCCGCTGCCGGAGGCGCAGCTCGACCGCTTCGCGATGCGCCTGACGCTCGGTTATCCGGATGAAGAAGCCGAACGCGAAATGCTCTACGACCGCCGTCACATCGACCCGCTCGAATCGCTGAAGCCCGAAATCAGCTGCCAGGAGGTGCTCGATCTGCAGGCGGACATGAAGAAGGTCGGCATGGAGGCGTCGGTCTCGGCCTATTTGCTCACCATTGTCCAATCGACCCGCCGCGATGCGCGGCTGACGCTCGGGGCGAGTCCGCGCGCCGCGATCCGCCTGGCCGACTGTTCGCGCTCGCTGGCCCTGATCAGCGGCCGCGAATTCGTGCTGCCGGACGACGTCCGCGAACTTGCACCGCTCGTGCTGTCGCACCGTCTCGTGGTCGATGCCAAGACCCGCTATGCCGGTGTGTCGGCGCAGGAGATCGTTGCGGAAATCGTTCAAAGCGTCAAGGTTCCGCTTTAAAATAGAACCGTACACAAACCGCTTTCCGCCGGGGAGAACTCCCGAAAACGCATTGCTGCAACGGCAGATGCGCTCTCCGGCGGCGGCGGAATTCCCGGAACAGCGGCGCCGGAAGCTTTGCGCCGAAGGTGCATCCGCCGGCCGGAAGAGAGAGGAGAACAGATTCATGAGTAAAAAAACCTTCGAGGTGCGGATCGCGCCCGATGAGTGCAAGGGGTGCGAACGGTGCGTCATCGCCTGTCCGCGCAGCGTACTCAAAATGGGTGTGCAGTTAAACAGACTCGGAGTCCCGTTCGTGATTCGGACGGAGCAGGAGTGCATCGGCTGCGGCGGTTGTTTTCTGACCTGCCCCGAGCCCGGTGCCATCACCGTCGTTCAGATCGAAAGCGCGGAGGCATGATGGACTACACGAATCGAATGCTGCTGAAGGGCAACGAAGCCGTGGTCTACGGCGCGCTGCTCGCCGGATGCGAATGCTTCTTCGGCTACCCGATCACGCCGGCCAGCGAAATCGCCCACACCGCGGCGCGCTGTTTCCCGAAGCTCGGGCGCACGTTCCTGCAGGCGGAGTGCGAGATCGCCGCGATCAACATGGTCATGGGCGCCGCCGCGAACGGCCGCCGCGCGATGACCGCGAGTTCGGGGCTCGGAATCAGCCTGAAGCAGGAGGGAATCAGCTATCTCTCCGGCAGCGAACTGCCCGCACTCGTGGTGGATATCATGCGCGGCGGCCCCGGGCTCGGCAACATCGGGCCGGAGCAGTCCGACTACAATCAGGTCGTCAAAGGCGGCGGGCACGGCAGTTACCGCTGCATCGTGCTCGCGCCGGCCTCGGCGCAGGAGATGTGCGACTTCCCGCGCCTCGCCTTCGAGCTGGCCGAAAAATACCGCATCGTCGTCTATCTGCTGACAGACGGCGTGATCGGCCAGACCATGGAGACGGTCACGCTGCCGGAGCCGCTGCCCGGCCGGGCGCCGATTCCGGAGTGGGCGCTCGACGTCACGAAGCCGCGCACGAACATGATCAGCTCGATTTTCCTCGAGCACGACGACCTTGAAGCCGTGAACCGGAAACTGCAGGCGAAATATGCCGCGATCCGCAGCGCCGAACAGCGCAGCGAGGAGTACAGAACCGAAGACGCCGAAGTCGTCCTGATCGGCTACGGCATCTCGGGGCGGCTCTGCCGCTCGGCGGTCGACGAGCTGCGTGCGAAGGGGATCAAAGCCGGGCTGCTGCGCCCGGTCACGCTCTGGCCGTTCCCGGTTGACGCGATCCGCAAGCAGACGCAGGCAAAGGAGTTCATCGCAGTCGAAATGAGCGACGGGCAGATGATCGACGACGTAAAGCTCGCGATCAGCTGCGACCGGCCGGTTCACCTGATCAACCGCATGGGCGGCAACATTGCGACCATCGACGAAATCGTGGCGCGGACCATCGCGGCCATCGGCGCGAAGGAGGCATGAGCATCATGAGCGAAAAAGTACTTTACGGCCGTTCCAACGGCTTTTTCCCGAGCTTCGAACGCCGTCCGGGGCCGGTCAAGACGAATATGCACTACTGCCCCGGCTGCGGCCACGGCATCCTGCACAAGCTCATCGCCGAGGCGATCGAGGATTTCGGAATCAAGGACAAGACGATCATCATCGCGCCGGTCGGCTGCGCCGTGTTCAGCTACTACTATTTCGACTGCTTCGGCATCTCGGCGCCGCACGGACGCGCTCCGGCGGTCGGAACCGGGCTCGCGCGGGCGAATCCCGACAACCTCGTGATCTCGTACCAGGGGGACGGCGACCTTGCCTCGATCGGTTTCAACCACATCCTGCAGGCCGCGAACCGCGGCGAAAACATGGCGGTGTTCTTCGTGAACAACGCGATCTACGGCATGACCGGCGGGCAGATGGCGCCGACCACACTGCCGGGCCAGAAGACCCAGACCAGTCCGCTGGGGCGCAGCGTCACAAGCGAGGGGTATCCGCTGAAGGTCTCCGAAACGGTCGCGGCGCTCGACGCGCCGGTTTACGTCGAACGCTGCGCGCTGTCGACGGTGCAGAAGATCCGCAAGGCGCGGCTCGCGATCCGCAAGGCGCTGACCAACAGCATCGAGCGGAAGGGGTTCTCGCTGGTCGAACTGCTCTCCGGCTGCCCGGTCAACCTGAAAATGGGCGCGCGGGAGATGAACGAATTCCTCGACAACCAGATGAGCCGCTATTTTCCGCTCGGCGTCTACAAGGATGCCGCCGAAAGCCGCGACCCGATCTCGAGGCCGGAGGGCATCTACGAGCCGACGGCGGTGCGCGAGCTGCTGTATCCGGTCCGGGTGGCGGACGGAGTCAGCGAATCGTTCCGCAACCCGTCGCGCATCTTCCAGTCCGAGCGGCGGATCAAGCTCTGCGGCTCGGGCGGACAGGGGGTGCTGAGTCTCGGTTACATGCTCGCCACGATGGGCAAGCTGCGGAACTTCAACGTCTCGTGGCTGCCGAGCTACGGCCCGGAGATGCGCGGCGGAACCGCGAACTGCTCGGTCGTGCTGAGCCGGAATCCGATCGGTTCCCCGGTGGTCGACAAGGAGTGCAACCTTCTGATCGCGCTGAACCAGCCCGCGCTCGAAAAGTACCTGCCGACGCTGAAGCGGAACGGCATCCTGCTCTACGACGAGTCGAACGGCAGCTGCCCGGAAGAGGTGCAGGAGCGGGTCATCTACACGCTGCCGGCCTCGGATCTCGCCAAACAGCTCGGCGACCTGAAGTATGCGAATTCGGTGCTGCTCGGGGCCGTGGCGGTCATGATGTGCGACCTGTTCCTCGACGACGAGGACAAGGCCGATTTCGACCGGGTCTTCGAGGAGGCGATCATGGACTGCTTCCACGAGAAGGAGCACGTGGTCAAGAACAACATCAAGGCGTTCTACATCGGCAAAGCCAATGCGAGGCGCATCCGCAACTGAGCGACGCCGGGGCGGGAGGAGTTTTTCCTCCCGCTTTTTTTCGCAAAAAAATAAAAAAAACGATAAGAGCGGGCGGCATTCACACGTCATAACAGCAGAATGTCTCCGGAACGGCGGAACATTTGATGAAACAGGAGGGAATGGACCCATGTTTATTCTGACTTTGCTGATCGCCATTATTCTCCAGGCCGGCATCGCATTCTGCGTCTTTTTCTTCGGGTCGAAGCTGACCCGGCAGCCATTGACATGGGGCGAATCGCTGACGGTGGCGCTGGTCATGTCAGCTTGCTCGATTCTCCTTTCGTTCGCGGGAATCCTGGGGCTGGCGGGAACGGCCTTCGTCACCCTTTCACTGCTGATCAAATGGTGCGACTGCGAGGTCAGCCCGAGCCTCCTGCTGATGCTCGGCGCGATGTTCGCTCCGTTTTTCATCCATTTGGCGCTGCGTTCCTGCATCGCCGGCTGAGGTCAGCTCCGGGAGAATTCATGAAGTGCCATCACCGCGAACCGCATGACCAGCAGGCCCGCCGGAAAAGGGGATCGGGCCGGGAGGACAACCGAAAATGAATCCGTTCCCTCTGCTTGTTCAAAGTGGTCTTACTCCCCTCTATCTGCTGATTCTGTACGGCGTCATCAGTTTCCCGCTTTTCTTTTTCGGTTCACTGCGGACGGAGCGGCCGCTTTCGTGGAAGGAAGCGCTGGCGGCGGCGGCCCTGCTCGCCTTCCTGGTGATGCTTTTTTCCATTTTTCATTCCAGTTCCATCTATCTCCGATCACATTATTACCGGATTCAGTTTGCCGGAATCATCCTCCCGGCTTACGCAGTCCTGTCGCTGCTGATCAAAAAATACGATTGCGACGTGGTCCCGAGCCTGCTGATGGTGCTCGGCGGGCTTTTCCTGCCTTTGCTGATCCTGATGTGGCTCATATCGCTGTTTCATTAACATTTGGAGGATATTCGCATGACCGCCCCATTGTCTCCGGCCGCCTCTCCCGCTTACACCGAAACCGCGTTCCGCTTCGCCCCGGAATCCACTTCTCATAGCCGGAGCTGACAGGATGCGGGAATTCACCAGTTCGATCATGTTGCTGTTTTACCTGACCGCCTTCTTCGGAGCGTCGTTCGCCGCCGGCGCGTTCCTGCTGCGCCGCTGCGGGAAAAAATTCAATCTGGAATTGAGCCGGAAACGGGTGCTGCTTCTCTCCGGCACGGGGATTCTCGGTCACCTGATTCCGCACACCTTCGGCGTCATCGGTGTGCTGCTGCTCCTTCTGCTGCTGACAAAATGGTGCAAGATCAGGTTCCGGCCGGCGCTGATACTGACCGCCGCGGTCTGGGCAGTTCAGTATGCGCTGTTCTGGATCGTCTATTTTCTTCTTTTTTATCGTCGCTGAACAGAGGGAGAATCTCTTCATGGCCGCACTGTTCTCCGGTCCGGGAGTATCACCGACAGTTCTGCAGCTTTCGCTGTTCGCAATCCGGCTCCTGTTCGGGTTTGCCTGCCTGCATGAATCCACCCGGAAATGCGAAAATCCGCTTTCCGCCGGAGCGGCATTTCTCATCGCCCTGATTTTTGCCGCATTCCTTCTCATGATCCCGATGTTCTACGGCCTTCTGATCGCCCTCACACTCGGAACCATGTTTCTTGTCCGCTGGTGTCAGCTCGGGCTTTTCATCAGCATCGCAATACTATGGACGATCTACATCGGCTCCTGGGCAATTTATCTTTTTATCCGGGAAACTTCTCCGGGCCTGACCGCCGTTATCGGAATTGCCCTGGCCGCCGTCTATTCGGGGCTGCTCTATCTCTTTCGGCAACGGGAACGATCAGAGCAGTGAAACCAGGACAAGCCCGAGAATGACCATGCCGATGCCGCAGAGCTTGACCGGGTAGCGCGGTTCGCGCAGCAGGAAGATCCCGGCCAGCACGCCGAACGGCAGGCTCAACTGCCGGAACGCCTGAATATAGCTGACGTTGCTCACGAAACGCATCGAAAGCAGGATCAGGACGTAACAGCCCGACGCGCAGAGCCCGCAAAGCGGCGGGTAAACCGATTTCAGGAACAGCTGCCGGAACGCAACCCGCTCACGCGGCCGGCTCCGCACATAAAAGCCGAGCCCGATCACAATCATCGACTCGATGCCGAACAGATAAGCGCCGCTCTGGAACAACGCAGCCCCGACCTGATTTTCCAGGTACGGAACCGCCATGCTGTCGAAAACCGTGTATCCGGTGGTTCCGGCGGCGGCAATCAGAATCGCGGCGACGGCCGGGGAAAGATAGCTCTTCAGCCGGAATTCGCGCAGGCTCCGGAGCGGCAGCAGCAGGCAGCCGACCGAAATGACCAGCATACCGAAAAGCGCTCCCGCACCGGGCGCCCTGCCGAGCCCGAACAGCAGCGTGACCGCCGCAGTCATCAGCACAGGCAGCGCCCGCGCCAGCGGGTAAGCCATCGAAATGTCGCTGCGGCTGTAAGCCCGGAAAAGCCCGAGGAAATAGATGCACTCGCACATCCCGCTCGCCAGAAAGCAGAGCCAGAAGCGCCACGGCAGGGCCGCAGCATCCAATCCCGAAAACAGCAGCATCGGAAAACAGAGCAGCACGGAGGTCATCGAAGCGAGCATGTAAAAAGCGG
This genomic window contains:
- a CDS encoding GRP family sugar transporter, which produces MTWTAFFLVFGASILHASWNFISKSKRPSAAFYMLASMTSVLLCFPMLLFSGLDAAALPWRFWLCFLASGMCECIYFLGLFRAYSRSDISMAYPLARALPVLMTAAVTLLFGLGRAPGAGALFGMLVISVGCLLLPLRSLREFRLKSYLSPAVAAILIAAAGTTGYTVFDSMAVPYLENQVGAALFQSGAYLFGIESMIVIGLGFYVRSRPRERVAFRQLFLKSVYPPLCGLCASGCYVLILLSMRFVSNVSYIQAFRQLSLPFGVLAGIFLLREPRYPVKLCGIGMVILGLVLVSLL
- the vorB gene encoding 3-methyl-2-oxobutanoate dehydrogenase subunit VorB; its protein translation is MMDYTNRMLLKGNEAVVYGALLAGCECFFGYPITPASEIAHTAARCFPKLGRTFLQAECEIAAINMVMGAAANGRRAMTASSGLGISLKQEGISYLSGSELPALVVDIMRGGPGLGNIGPEQSDYNQVVKGGGHGSYRCIVLAPASAQEMCDFPRLAFELAEKYRIVVYLLTDGVIGQTMETVTLPEPLPGRAPIPEWALDVTKPRTNMISSIFLEHDDLEAVNRKLQAKYAAIRSAEQRSEEYRTEDAEVVLIGYGISGRLCRSAVDELRAKGIKAGLLRPVTLWPFPVDAIRKQTQAKEFIAVEMSDGQMIDDVKLAISCDRPVHLINRMGGNIATIDEIVARTIAAIGAKEA
- a CDS encoding 2-oxoacid:acceptor oxidoreductase family protein; amino-acid sequence: MSEKVLYGRSNGFFPSFERRPGPVKTNMHYCPGCGHGILHKLIAEAIEDFGIKDKTIIIAPVGCAVFSYYYFDCFGISAPHGRAPAVGTGLARANPDNLVISYQGDGDLASIGFNHILQAANRGENMAVFFVNNAIYGMTGGQMAPTTLPGQKTQTSPLGRSVTSEGYPLKVSETVAALDAPVYVERCALSTVQKIRKARLAIRKALTNSIERKGFSLVELLSGCPVNLKMGAREMNEFLDNQMSRYFPLGVYKDAAESRDPISRPEGIYEPTAVRELLYPVRVADGVSESFRNPSRIFQSERRIKLCGSGGQGVLSLGYMLATMGKLRNFNVSWLPSYGPEMRGGTANCSVVLSRNPIGSPVVDKECNLLIALNQPALEKYLPTLKRNGILLYDESNGSCPEEVQERVIYTLPASDLAKQLGDLKYANSVLLGAVAVMMCDLFLDDEDKADFDRVFEEAIMDCFHEKEHVVKNNIKAFYIGKANARRIRN
- a CDS encoding AAA family ATPase encodes the protein MPTPIEKLAVVESELNRIIRGKADVIRHLLTAFVAGGNILLDDVPGVGKTTLAKALARLVDAKFSRIQFTPDLLPADITGTSIYNPSTGQFQFRPGPVFTNILLADEINRASPRTQSALLECMCEHQVSPDGQSRILEAPFMVIATQNPIEYQGTYPLPEAQLDRFAMRLTLGYPDEEAEREMLYDRRHIDPLESLKPEISCQEVLDLQADMKKVGMEASVSAYLLTIVQSTRRDARLTLGASPRAAIRLADCSRSLALISGREFVLPDDVRELAPLVLSHRLVVDAKTRYAGVSAQEIVAEIVQSVKVPL
- a CDS encoding 4Fe-4S dicluster domain-containing protein: MSKKTFEVRIAPDECKGCERCVIACPRSVLKMGVQLNRLGVPFVIRTEQECIGCGGCFLTCPEPGAITVVQIESAEA